One genomic window of Caenorhabditis elegans chromosome I includes the following:
- the sec-11 gene encoding Signal peptidase complex catalytic subunit SEC11 (Partially confirmed by transcript evidence) yields MKFLPDVAMFSEIRQMNIRQLFYQCLNFAMVVSSALMIWKGMMVITGSDSPVVVVLSGSMEPAFYRGDLLLLTNDLEDPVRVGDITVFKVEGREIPIVHRVIKVHEKSADNTKILTKGDNNQVDDRGLYAPGQLWLSRTDVVGRTKGLLPYVGMVTIIMNDYPKLKYAVLAFLGLFVLLHKEN; encoded by the exons ATGAAGTTCCTTCCCGATGTTGCGATGTTCAGCGAGATCCGCCAGATGAATATTCGTCAG CTCTTTTACCAATGCCTCAACTTTGCGATGGTCGTCTCATCGGCATTGATGATCTGGAAGGGAATGATGGTAATCACTGGATCCGATTCTCCAGTAGTTGTCGTTCTCTCCGGCTCAATGGAGCCAGCATTCTACCGTGGAGATCTGCTTCTGTTGACCAATGATCTTGAGGATCCAGTACGCGTCGGTGATATCACAGTTTTCAAGGTTGAAGGACGCGAAATTCCAATTGTGCACAGAGTTATCAAG gTCCACGAGAAGTCAGCTGACAACACAAAGATTCTAACAAAAGGAGACAATAATCAAGTCGATGATCGTGGCCTCTATGCTCCTGGACAACTTTGGCTCAGCCGTACAGACGTCGTTGGCCGAACAAAGGGACTTCTTCCATATGTTGGAATGGTGACAATCATTATGAACGACTATCCAAAGCTCAAATACGCCGTACTCGCCTTCCTCGGTCTCTTCGTCCTGTTGCATAAGGAAAACTAA
- the rpb-7 gene encoding DNA-directed RNA polymerase II subunit RPB7 (Partially confirmed by transcript evidence), which produces MRQGRLLAHSSSRWHATGALTLRMFFHLSLDHEVCLHPKYFGPNLNETIKMKLFNEVEGTCTGKYGFVIAVTTIDTIGHGLIQPGRGFVIYPVRYKAIVFRPFKGQVVDGVVTQVNKVGIFCDIGPLSCFISRHCIPPDMEFDPNSEKPCYKTNDEANVIRNDDEIRVKLIGTRVDANDIFAIGTLMDDFLGLCQAE; this is translated from the exons ATGCGCCAAGGACGCCTGCTGGCGCATTCTTCGTCTCGTTGGCACGCAACTGGTGCGCTTACGCTTCGT ATGTTCTTCCACTTGTCACTCGACCATGAAGTCTGCCTCCATCCGAAATATTTCGGTCCAAACCTGAACGAAACCATCAAAATGAAGCTGTTCAACGAAGTCGAGGGAACGTGCACAGGAAAGTACGGATTCGTCATCGCAGTCACCACAATCGACACGATCGGCCACGGCCTGATCCAGCCTGGCCGTGGATTCGTCATCTACCCGGTCCGTTACAAGGCCATCGTGTTCCGCCCGTTCAAAGGACAAGTCGTCGATGGAGTCGTCACACAGGTCAATAAAGTCGGCATTTTCTGTGATATCGGACCACTTTCATGCTTCATCAGTCGTCATTGTATTCCACCAGACATGGAATTCGATCCGAACAGTGAGAAACCGTGCTACAAGACCAATGATGAGGCGAATGTGATTCGGAATGATGATGAGATCCGTGTGAAGCTCATCGGAACACGTGTCGATGCTAACGACATTTTTGCCATCGGAACCTTGATGGACGATTTTCTCGGACTGTGCCAAGCGGAATGA
- the mod-5 gene encoding Transporter (Confirmed by transcript evidence), which produces MLRWHSVRRKQHQQLQAELSSGAASMLSAPESRRVSRSMSVKAPTASEYMPLSVADKPLTLTVSTSHSIDPNEPIAALGGLTPTKEGRVAALRRRSSMVRDKWATKMEFLLAVVGYAVDLGNIWRFPSVCYKHGGGAFLIPYFIMLMIGGLPMFYMELVLGQFHRSGCVSIWRKVCPLFRGIGYGICCICTFIAIFYNAIIAQAVYFAIVSLSKIWDSEVPWASCGNPWNTPRCSDDLNVTISRNGTPLTTPSEEYYLYKVLEVQKSTGFDDLGGVKTSMAVCLLAVFIMVYFALWKGPQSSGKIVWVTATAPYIILSILLIRGLLLPGAKNGLYYYVTPDFEKLKDPAVWSAAATQIFFSLGPGFGVLLALSSYNDFNNNCYRDAVTTSIINCATSFFSGCVVFSTLGYMSLLTNKPINEVVGEHDASLIFIVYPQALATMDYSCFWSFIFFVMLITLGIDSTFAGIEAFITGFCDESRFLSKNRKWFVLVICIIYYFLSFPAISYGGQFVIPFLDEYGVSLSVLFIVTCEMIAVCWFYGVDQFSKDIRAMLGFYPGIYWRVCWTCSPVFISVIFIMTVYNSSFKPIQMASYTFPWWSVILGWFLRLLSVLAIPVFAIIYLLSGTGTLYERFRWAITPQQRRNSATSLAADPTQIIDSSLLDPIHTLTPV; this is translated from the exons CTGAACTCTCCAGCGGTGCAGCTAGCATGCTGTCCGCGCCAGAATCTCGGCGTGTCAGCCGATCGATGAGTGTTAAAg cacCGACAGCATCAGAATACATGCCATTATCAGTTGCCGATAAGCCCCTAACACTAACCGTATCAACTTCACACAGTATTGATCCAAATGAGCCAATCGCTGCTCTCGGTGGTCTCACACCGACAAAAGAAGGCCGAGTTGCCGCACTGCGAAGACGGAGTTCAATGGTTCGTGATAAATGGGCAACTAAAATGGAATTCCTGTTGGCCGTCGTTGGATATGCAGTTGATTTGGGTAATATATGGCG ATTCCCATCAGTATGCTACAAACACGGTGGCGGTGCTTTTCTTATTCCATATTTCATTATGTTAATGATCGGAGGACTTCCCATGTTCTATATGGAACTTGTACTCGGACAATTTCATCGGTCAGGATGTGTTAGTATATGGAGAAAGGTGTGCCCGTTGTTTCgag GAATCGGTTACGGTATCTGCTGTATTTGCACGTTCATAGCCATTTTCTATAATGCGATCATCGCTCAAGCCGTCTATTTTGCTATTGTTTCACTTTCA aaaatttgggaTTCCGAAGTTCCGTGGGCGTCATGTGGCAATCCGTGGAATACACCGAGATGCTCAGATGACCTCAACGTGACAATATCTAGAAATGGGACACCATTGACCACTCCGTCAGAGGAATATTATTT ATACAAAGTCCttgaagttcaaaaatcaacaggATTCGATGATCTTGGAGGTGTAAAAACTTCAATGGCAGTGTGCCTACTCGCTGTATTTATAATGGTTTACTTTGCTCTTTGGAAGGGTCCACAGTcgtctggaaaaattgtttgggtGACTGCAACAGCTCCATATATTATTCTAAGTATTCTTCTTATACGTGGACTTCTTCTTCCTGGAGCAAAGAATGGTCTCTATTATTATGTGACACCGGATTTCGAGAAACTCAAGGATCCTGCAGTATGGTCGGCTGCTGCTACACAGATTTTCTTCTCACTTGGACCAGGATTCGGGGTGCTGCTCGCGCTGAGCAGTTACAATGATTTTAACAATAACTGCTATCG TGACGCCGTCACTACCTCCATCATTAACTGTGCCACGTCATTCTTTTCCGGATGTGTTGTATTCTCTACACTTGGCTATATGTCTCTTCTCACCAATAAACCGATTAATGAG GTAGTTGGAGAACACGACGCCTCTCTAATCTTCATCGTCTACCCCCAAGCTCTCGCAACAATGGATTACAGTTGTTTCTGGTCTTTCATCTTTTTCGTCATGCTAATCACTCTTGGAATCGACTCCACTTTTGCTGGAATCGAAGCATTTATCACGGGATTCTGTGATGAGTCGAggtttttgtcgaaaaatcgaaaatggtTCGTGCTGGTCATTTGCATCATTTATTACTTCCTCAGCTTTCCCGCTATCAgctat GGTGGTCAATTCGTGATCCCGTTCCTGGATGAATATGGAGTTTCTCTATCAGTTCTGTTCATTGTCACCTGCGAAATGATTGCAGTCTGCTGGTTTTACGGTGTTGATCAGTTCTCAAAAGATATTCGTGCTATGCTGGGATTCTATCCTGGAATTTATTGGAGAGTCTGCTGGACGTGTTCTCCGGTTTTTATAAGT gtgatATTCATTATGACTGTCTACAATAGTTCGTTCAAGCCAATTCAAATGGCTAGCTACACTTTCCCCTGGTGGAGTGTTATTTTGG GTTGGTTCCTGAGACTTCTCTCAGTCCTCGCAATTCCTGTCTTCGCAATAATCTACCTGCTCAGCGGTACCGGCACACTTTACGAACGCTTCCGATGGGCAATAACTCCTCAACAACGCCGAAATTCGGCGACTTCTCTCGCCGCTGATCCCACACAAATTATCGATAGTTCTCTTTTAGATCCAATTCATACACTTACTCCAGTTTAG
- the Y54E10BR.2 gene encoding ADP-ribosylation factor-related protein 1 (Confirmed by transcript evidence): protein MYTLSAGIWEKFFKKKDYYVVIVGLDNAGKTTFLEQTKSHFVKDYGVLNPSKITATVGLNTGNVELNNTCLHFWDLGGQESLRELWATYYDDANAMIFVVDATRSDLFPIVASQFKEVMANEIVQNIPVLVAVNKSEMEGAAAAAEVRMLLEDDNHRSDLAVLPVSALEGTNIERCVHWIVRSLASQPLYL, encoded by the exons ATGTACACACTTTCGGCGGGTATCTGGGAGAAattcttcaagaaaaaagaCTATTATGTGGTGATAGTCGGTCTGGATAATGCTGGAAAAACT ACGTTTCTGGAGCAAACAAAATCTCACTTTGTAAAGGACTACGGGGTTCTGAATCCATCAAAAATCACGGCGACAGTTGGTTTGAATA ctggaaatGTCGAGCTCAACAACACATGTCTTCATTTCTGGGATCTCGGAGGCCAGGAGAGTTTACGAGAACTCTGGGCGACATATTACGACGATGCAAATGCCATGATTTTTGTTGTGGACGCAACAAGGAGCGATCTCTTCCCAATAGTAGCATCTCAGTTTA AAGAAGTAATGGCCAACGaaatagttcaaaatattCCAGTTTTAGTAGCGGTGAATAAAAGTGAAATGGAAGGAGCCGCCGCTGCCGCTGAG GTCCGAATGCTGCTCGAAGACGACAATCACCGCTCGGACCTTGCAGTTCTTCCGGTTTCGGCGCTAGAAGGAACAAATATCGAAAGATGTGTTCACTGGATCGTCCGATCGTTGGCTAGCCAGCCATTATACCTTTAA